One Phaseolus vulgaris cultivar G19833 chromosome 2, P. vulgaris v2.0, whole genome shotgun sequence DNA window includes the following coding sequences:
- the LOC137810688 gene encoding DExH-box ATP-dependent RNA helicase DExH15 chloroplastic, which translates to MATNTHFILSLPPRYAFSISSSSFPFLPTNTTLSFSLLRLRSLPLSLNFRASFSFKSPTSTIRAFSDAEEDDEEEDDDEEEDEDEDDDVAADEYDDVSADAPDDDAGVFARHDGFKWQRVEKLCNEVREFGADIIDVDELVSVYDFRIDKFQRQAILAFLRGSSVVVSAPTSSGKTLIAEAAAVATVARGRRIFYTTPLKALSNQKFREFRETFGDSNVGLLTGDSAVNKDAQVLIMTTEILRNMLYQSVGNVSSGHGLVNVDVIVLDEVHYLSDISRGTVWEEIVIYCPKVVQLICLSATVANPDELAGWIGQIHGETELVTSSKRPVPLTWHFSMKNSLLPLLDEKGTHMNRKLSFNYLQLQAAGAKAYKDDWSRKRNSRKRGSRFSYDSDDSMFEQRSLSKNDINAIRRSQVPQVIDTLWQLQSRDMLPAIWFIFSRKGCDAAVQYLENCKLLDECESSEVELALKKFRKLYPDAVRESSIRGLLQGVAAHHAGCLPLWKAFIEELFQRGLVKVVFATETLAAGINMPARTAVISSLSKRGDSGRIPLSSNELLQMAGRAGRRGIDESGHVVLIQTTNEGAEEGCKVLFAGLEPLVSQFTASYGMVLNLLAGVKAIQWSNESGNMKPSTGRTLEEARKLVEQSFGNYVSSNVMLAAKEELDKIEKEIKLLMLETTDEAVDRKTRKALAPRQYKEIAELLEDLRSEKRVRSKLRKQVEAKRMSALKPLLEEPESGHLPFLCLQYRDSEGVEYSIPAVFLGKVDSLDASKLKTMITSVDSFALNLAEVEPSVADSAARNKDLKPSYHVALGSDNTWYLFTEKWVKTVYGTGFPNVPLAQGDARPREIMSTLLDNGDMNWDKLSHSEHGGLWFMEGSLDTWSWSLNVPVLSSLSENDELLLKSQDYKDAIECYKDQRNKVARLKKKISRSEGYKEYFKILDAVKFVEEKIKRLKNRSKRLINRIEQIEPSGWKEFMQISNVIHEIRALDINTHVIFPLGETAGAIRGENELWLAMVLRNKILLDLKPPQLAAVCASLVSVGIKVRPWKNNSYIYEPSATVTKFITLLDEQRNALLALQDKHGVTITCCLDSQFCGMVEAWASGLTWREIMMDCAMDDGDLARLLRRTIDILVQIPKLPDIDPLLQRNAKAASAVMDRPPISELVG; encoded by the exons ATGGCCACCAACACTCATTTCATCCTTTCACTCCCACCACGTTACGCCTTTTCtatttcctcttcttctttccCGTTTCTTCCAACAAACACCacactctctttctctctccttcGCCTTCGATCCCTTCCTCTTTCCCTCAATTTCCGTGCCTCCTTCTCCTTCAAGTCCCCTACCTCAACCATTCGCGCATTCTCCGACGCCGAGGAGGAcgacgaagaagaagatgacgatgaagaagaagacgaagatGAAGACGATGACGTTGCTGCCGACGAATACGACGACGTATCCGCTGATGCTCCCGACGACGATGCCGGTGTGTTCGCTCGCCACGACGGATTCAAGTGGCAGAGAGTCGAGAAGCTCTGCAACGAAGTCAGGGAGTTCGGCGCGGATATCATCGACGTCGACGAGCTGGTCTCCGTCTACGACTTTCGCATCGACAAGTTTCAG CGGCAGGCGATACTGGCGTTTCTGAGAGGCTCGTCGGTGGTGGTTTCCGCTCCGACGAGCAGCGGCAAGACGCTGATTGCGGAAGCCGCGGCGGTGGCCACGGTGGCTCGGGGACGGCGAATATTCTACACGACGCCGCTCAAGGCGTTGTCCAATCAAAAGTTTCGCGAATTTCG TGAGACTTTTGGTGACAGTAATGTTGGCCTTCTTACGGGTGATTCTGCCGTGAACAAGGATGCTCAGGTTTTGATTATGACCACGGAGATATTGCGCAACATGTTGTATCAGAG TGTTGGTAATGTTTCTTCTGGACATGGACTTGTAAATGTTGATGTGATTGTTTTGGATGAAGTTCATTACCTTAGTGACATATCTCGCGGTACAGTCTGGGAGGAGATT GTTATTTATTGCCCAAAAGTAGTTCAACTAATTTGCCTGTCAGCAACTGTTGCAAATCCTGATGAGTTGGCTGGCTGGATTGGTCAG ATTCATGGTGAAACTGAATTGGTAACATCGTCAAAACGCCCAGTTCCATTGACTTGGCATTTCTCTATGAAGAATTCCTTATTACCACTTCTTGACGAGAAAGGAACACATATGAACAG GAAGCTGTCATTCAATTATTTACAACTTCAAGCTGCAGGGGCTAAAGCTTACAAGGATGATTGGTCTAGAAAAAGGAATTCCCGGAAACGGGGATCACGCTTTAGCTACGATAGTGATGATAGCATGTTTGAACAACGTTCTCTTTCAAAGAATGATATAAATGCCATTCGTCGATCACAA GTTCCTCAAGTAATTGATACATTATGGCAACTTCAGTCCAGAGATATGCTGCCAGCTATTTGGTTTATTTTTAGCAGGAAGGGTTGTGATGCAGCTGTGCAATATCTAGAAAATTGCAAACTTTTAGATGAGTGTGAATCAAGTGAGGTTGAACTAGCCTTGAAGAAGTTCCGCAAGCTGTATCCTGATGCTGTCAGAGAATCATCTATAAGAGGACTTTTGCAAGGGGTTGCCGCACATCATGCTGGATGTCTACCTTTGTGGAAGGCATTCATAGAAGAGCTGTTTCAAAGAGGACTTGTTAAGGTTGTTTTTGCTACAGAAACCCTGGCTGCTGGAATCAATATGCCTGCCAGAACAGCTGTTATTTCATCCCTCAGCAAAAGGGGTGATAGTGGGCGTATACCATTAAGCTCAAACGAACTGCTTCAGATGGCTGGGCGTGCAGGACGCAGAGGCATTGATGAAAGTGGTCATGTAGTGCTCATCCAAACTACTAATGAAGGTGCTGAGGAGGGCTGCAAAGTTCTTTTTGCTGGACTAGAGCCTCTAGTGTCACAGTTTACTGCTTCATATGGAATGGTTTTGAATCTTCTTGCTGGTGTGAAAGCCATTCAGTGGTCAAATGAATCAGGTAACATGAAACCTTCCACGGGGAGAACTTTGGAAGAAGCTAGGAAATTAGTTGAGCAGAGTTTTGGGAATTATGTTAGTAGCAATGTAATGCTGGCTGCTAAAGAGGAACttgataaaattgagaaagaAATTAAGTTGCTGATGTTAGAAACTACTGATGAAGCTGTAGATAGAAAAACCAGGAAGGCCTTAGCACCACGGCAATACAAGGAAATTGCAGAATTGCTGGAAGATTTAAGATCAGAAAAGCGTGTTCGGTCTAAATTGCGCAAACAGGTGGAAGCAAAGAGAATGTCTGCCCTGAAACCTTTGTTGGAGGAGCCCGAAAGTGGACATTTACCATTTTTGTGCTTGCAGTATAGAGATTCTGAAGGAGTTGAATATTCAATTCCTGCTGTGTTTTTGGGCAAGGTTGACTCCCTCGATGCTTCAAAACTCAAAACTATGATTActtctgttgattcttttgcaTTGAATTTAGCAGAAGTAGAGCCAAGTGTTGCAGATTCTGCTGCACGGAATAAAGATCTTAAACCTTCATATCATGTGGCTCTTGGTTCAGATAACACTTGGTATCTATTTACAGAAAAGTGGGTTAAGACGGTATATGGGACAGGCTTTCCTAATGTTCCATTGGCTCAAGGGGATGCTCGACCTCGAGAAATTATGAGCACTCTCCTTGATAACGGTGATATGAATTGGGATAAGCTTTCTCACTCTGAGCATGGTGGTTTATGGTTCATGGAAGGATCTCTTGATACATGGTCTTGGAGCTTAAATGTTCCTGTTTTGAGTAGCTTGTCAGAAAATGACGAGCTACTACTAAAGTCTCAAGATTACAAAGATGCCATTGAATGTTACAAGGATCAGAGAAATAAAGTTGCAcggttgaagaaaaaaatatctcGTAGTGAAGGctataaagaatattttaaaattctagaCGCAGTCAAGTTTGTTGAGGAGAAAATCAAGCGCCTGAAGAATAGATCTAAACGTTTGATTAATAGGATCGAACAGATTGAACCCTCAGGTTGGAAGGAGTTTATGCAGATTAGCAATGTCATTCATGAAATCAGAGCCTTAGATATTAATACACATGTCATATTTCCACTTGGTGAAACCGCTGGTGCAATTCGAGGAGAAAATGAGCTATGGCTTGCGATGGTTCTTCGCAATAAAATTTTACTAGATCTAAAACCTCCACAACTCGCTGCAGTGTGCGCAAGTTTAGTGTCTGTGGGTATCAAAGTCCGACCCTGGAAAAATAACAGTTACATTTACGAGCCTTCCGCAACTGTAACCAAATTTATAACCTTATTAGATGAACAAAGAAATGCCTTATTGGCATTGCAGGATAAACATGGGGTGACAATCACTTGCTGTTTGGATAGCCAGTTTTGTGGCATGGTTGAGGCCTGGGCTTCTGGGTTGACTTGGAGAGAAATAATGATGGATTGTGCAATGGATGATGGCGATTTAGCTCGTCTCCTTCGCCGGACCATTGATATCTTAGTTCAGATTCCAAAGTTGCCAGATATTGATCCATTGTTGCAGCGCAATGCAAAGGCTGCTTCTGCTGTCATGGATCGGCCTCCGATAAGTGAACTTGTGGGGTAA